The following are from one region of the Arachis duranensis cultivar V14167 chromosome 10, aradu.V14167.gnm2.J7QH, whole genome shotgun sequence genome:
- the LOC107471254 gene encoding transcription factor MYB16, which translates to MGRSPCCDKVGLKKGPWTPEEDQKLLAYIEEHGHGSWRALPSKAGLQRCGKSCRLRWTNYLRPDIKRGKFSLQEEQTIIQLHALLGNRWSAIATHLPKRTDNEIKNYWNTHLKKRLTKMGIDPVTHKPKNDTLLSSDGQSKTAANLSHMAQWESARLEAEARLVRESKLRSHLTTSSSSNNKPSSDVVSAALPPTIPSSRSSSSSIDVLKAWTNGGWLKSNEGNNNNNNSGGGGIGDLESPTSTLSFSENNAPPPLTIMAGGGGGGIIEGHNGNNVKEEGKVYDSLHELTMSAMEGTSWGSSHQHHDVIVGDGHVDDDDDDPMVGEEGFTNLLLNAAAQSDDRSLSEEGGGDGASGGSGDGDGDGNGSDFYEDNKNYWNSILNLVNSSPSDSPMF; encoded by the exons ATGGGACGCTCACCATGCTGCGACAAAGTTGGCTTAAAGAAAGGTCCATGGACTCCTGAAGAGGATCAGAAACTCTTAGCTTACATTGAAGAACATGGCCATGGAAGCTGGCGTGCTTTACCATCTAAAGCTG GGCTTCAGAGATGTGGTAAGAGCTGCAGGCTTAGATGGACTAATTATCTTAGACCTGATATTAAAAGGGGAAAGTTTAGTTTGCAAGAAGAACAAACCATCATTCAACTTCATGCCCTATTAGGGAACAG GTGGTCAGCAATAGCAACACATTTGCCAAAGAGAACAGATAATGAAATCAAGAATTACTGGAACACGCATCTAAAGAAGAGGCTAACAAAGATGGGAATCGATCCCGTCACTCACAAACCCAAGAACGACACTCTCCTCTCTAGCGACGGTCAATCCAAGACCGCCGCTAATCTCTCCCACATGGCCCAATGGGAGAGCGCTCGCCTCGAAGCCGAGGCGAGACTAGTCAGAGAATCGAAACTAAGATCACACCTCACAACTTCTTCCTCATCAAACAACAAACCATCATCAGATGTAGTATCAGCAGCACTCCCACCAACTATACCctcttctcgttcttcttcttcttccattgaTGTCTTGAAAGCTTGGACCAATGGAGGATGGTTGAAATCCAATGAaggaaacaacaacaacaacaacagtggtggtggtggaattGGAGACCTTGAGTCACCTACTTCTACTTTGTCTTTCTCTGAGAACAATGCACCACCGCCATTAACAATCATGGCTGGTGGTGGTGGCGGAGGAATAATTGAAGGGCATAATGGTAATAACGTGAAAGAAGAGGGTAAAGTGTATGATAGTCTTCATGAGTTAACAATGTCCGCCATGGAAGGAACGTCATGGGGTTCTTCGCATCAACATCACGATGTTATTGTTGGGGATGGTCACGtcgacgatgatgatgatgatcccATGGTTGGTGAAGAAGGCTTCACGAATCTTCTTCTCAATGCAGCAGCACAATCTGATGATCGGAGTTTGTCTGAAGAAGGTGGTGGAGACGGAGCTAGTGGTGGTAGCGGCGACGGCGACGGTGACGGCAATGGTAGTGATTTCTATGAAGATAACAAGAACTACTGGAACAGCATTCTTAACTTAGTAAACTCTTCTCCTTCTGATTCCCCAATgttctaa